In Arthrobacter sp. UKPF54-2, the following are encoded in one genomic region:
- the tgt gene encoding tRNA guanosine(34) transglycosylase Tgt, with amino-acid sequence MPANPDFASTPAAPAKQSEFSFRVGKRLSETCSPSAAQVAANGGEFLGRTGTITTPHGEIQTPAFIAVGTKATVKSVLPESVAELGAQAVLANAYHLYLQPGADILDEAGGLGAFMNWRGPTFTDSGGFQVMSLGSGFKKVIDMKSVDTSGPDDAVAPGKERLAHVDEEGVWFKSHLNGDRHRFSPEISMNVQHQIGADIMFAFDELTTLQNSRGYQEESLERTRRWAERCITEHFRLTEQRAGKPYQALFGVIQGAQYEDLRRKACRDLGAMNFDGFGIGGALEKENLGTIVRWCNEELPENKPRHLLGISEPDDIFTAIENGADTFDCVSPTRVARNSAFYHPTGRYNLSGAMYKRDFGPLQEGCDCYACLNYSRAYIHHLFKAKEMVSATLISIHNERFVVKMVDDARRAIEDGTFFEFKAETLGLYYS; translated from the coding sequence GTGCCAGCCAATCCTGACTTTGCGTCCACGCCCGCCGCGCCTGCCAAGCAGTCCGAGTTTTCCTTCCGGGTGGGCAAGCGCCTGAGCGAAACGTGCTCGCCGTCGGCCGCGCAGGTTGCCGCCAACGGCGGGGAGTTCCTGGGCCGGACCGGCACCATCACCACCCCGCACGGCGAGATCCAGACCCCGGCGTTCATCGCCGTCGGCACCAAGGCCACGGTCAAATCCGTGCTGCCGGAGTCCGTCGCCGAGCTCGGCGCGCAGGCCGTGCTGGCCAACGCCTACCACCTGTACCTGCAGCCCGGCGCGGACATCCTGGACGAGGCCGGCGGCCTGGGCGCCTTTATGAACTGGCGCGGGCCCACCTTCACGGACTCCGGCGGGTTCCAGGTGATGAGCCTGGGATCCGGGTTCAAGAAGGTCATCGACATGAAATCGGTGGACACTTCAGGGCCGGACGACGCCGTCGCCCCCGGCAAGGAACGCCTCGCCCACGTGGACGAGGAGGGTGTGTGGTTCAAAAGCCACCTCAACGGCGACCGGCACCGGTTCAGCCCCGAGATCTCGATGAACGTCCAGCACCAGATCGGCGCGGACATCATGTTCGCATTCGATGAACTGACGACGCTGCAGAACTCCCGGGGCTACCAGGAGGAGTCCCTAGAACGCACCCGCCGCTGGGCCGAGCGGTGCATCACCGAGCACTTCCGGCTTACGGAGCAGCGCGCCGGCAAGCCGTACCAGGCCCTGTTCGGGGTCATCCAGGGCGCGCAGTACGAGGACCTGCGCCGCAAAGCGTGCCGGGACCTCGGCGCGATGAACTTCGACGGCTTCGGCATCGGCGGTGCACTGGAGAAGGAGAACCTGGGCACCATCGTGCGCTGGTGCAACGAGGAACTGCCGGAAAACAAGCCGCGGCACCTCCTCGGCATCTCCGAGCCGGATGACATTTTTACCGCAATCGAGAACGGCGCGGACACCTTCGACTGCGTCTCCCCCACCCGGGTGGCCCGCAACTCGGCCTTCTACCACCCCACCGGCCGGTACAACCTCTCCGGCGCCATGTACAAGCGCGACTTCGGCCCGCTCCAGGAAGGCTGCGACTGCTACGCCTGCCTGAACTACTCCCGGGCCTACATCCACCACCTGTTCAAGGCCAAGGAAATGGTCTCCGCCACGCTGATCTCGATCCACAACGAGCGCTTCGTGGTGAAGATGGTCGACGACGCCCGCCGCGCCATCGAAGACGGCACCTTCTTCGAGTTCAAGGCCGAAACCCTGGGCCTGTACTACTCCTAG